TGGCTTTCCAGCACGGTGATGGCGACGTTGCCGTCCTTGATCTCCTGCTTGGGCAGGTAGGCCCGCGCCAGATAGCCGTGGGCGCGGTAGTAGGCGCTGATCGCGGCGGCGGCATTCTGCAGGTCGCCCAGCGTCAGGTCGCGGTCGAGATAAGGCTTGAGAACACCCTGGAGCGCAGCCTCCGGGAACACCGTGGCGGCGATGTGGAAGGCGGTGACCCGCACCGTCTGTCCTTCGGCCTTGAGGGACGGGCCCTCCGGTTCCGGCAGCAGGGGCTGGGTGGGCTCCGGCCGGGGGGCCAGCTTCGGCGTCGTCCGTTCGGTATCACGCAGGATGCTGCCGGCATCCGGCGTCTGCTGCGCCAGCGCCTGCCCGCCACTAAGTGAGGCGGCCGCACAAACGAGCACAAACGGCGTGTACCTCAATTTTTTTGACAAATATGCAGACATGTACGTCACCAGAAGGCACAGATTTATTAATATCTGTAACTTCTAGCAGACGCTGGTGACGGCATGCCACCACAATTAGTACAGTTGTATGTTAATACTATTTTGCTGCGTCACGGATGCAGGCGGATCAACCGGTGAATCGCGCCGTCAAGGGGAAGCGCCGGTCCTTGGTGGTGGGCGACTTGCGGTGGACCTTGGGGCCTGGCGGCGACTGGAAACGCTTGAACTCCGCCCGGCGGACGCGGCGACGGATGTCCTGCACGAATTCCAGCGGCTCGCCTAGCTTTTCGGCGATTTCCGCATCGGTCTGGCGTTCCTTGGCGTCCTCCATCTCCCACAGCACGGCGTCCAGCCGGGGATAGGGGGGCAGGCTGTCGGTGTCGCGCTGGTCATGCTTCAGTTCGGCACTGGGCGGCACATCGATGACGGCGCGTAGCGCGTCCTGGGCGGTCCGGTCGTAGGGCTCCAGCGGCCGGCCGAACGCCGCTTCCCAGATTTGGGCAAACTGCGAATCGGGCTCCCGCGCCTGGGCCAGGCGCATCTCCAGCATGGGGAAGACGTCGATGGCCTTGTACAGGTCCTTCAGCGGGTTGAAGGCGCCGCGCATGTCGCCGTAGAGCGTGCCGTATCCCATCAGGATCTCGCTCTTGTTGCTGGTGCCCAGGATGGCGCGGCGGCCATGGTCGTTGGAAATGGCGGACAGGGTGTTGCCGCGGATTTGCGCCTGCAGGTTTTCATCCGCCAGGCTGCCCATGTCGCGGCCGAAGGCGTTGCGAAACTTCTCCCGGCCCGCCTCATACTCCACCGTGATGGGCAGGCTGATGGCGCTGAAACCGGCGCCCACGCCGGCGGCCAGGCCGAAGGCGCGGCTGTTGGACCCGTCGCTGGTGTAGGGCGACGGCATCAGGACGGCGTTCACCTTGTCGGCCCCGAACACATCGCTGGCCAGCATGGCGACCAGGGTGGAATCGGCACCGCCCGATAGGCCCAGCACCACGTCCTGGAAACCGTTCTTCAGGATGTAGTCGCGCAGGCCCAGTCCCACCACCAGGTAACGTTCCTGGGCGTCGGTCAGGTGCACGGGCGGCTTGGCGACGGCCAAGCGGAAGCCCTGCCCCCCATCCACCAGGGTTGCGACCTCCCCCCCTTCGCGCCCGATCGCCATCTCATGGATGGCGCCGGCCGGGTCCATCACGGCGGAACAGCCCTCCCACACCAGTTCGTCATTGCCGCCCACCTGGTTGACGTAGACCAGCGGCACACCCGTCTCATCCACGCGCTGGGCGAACAGGCGGCGGCGGAAGTTGCCCTTGGCGATGGCATAGGGGCTGGCGTTCAGCGAGACGATGGCCTCCGCCCCGAGGGCCCGCAACGTGCGGGTGACATCGTCGAACCAGATGTCCTCGCAGATACAGAAGCCCAGGGTGACGGGCCCGCCGGCGGCATCGAAGCGCAGCACGCCCAGGTCGGCGTCCGCCCCCGTCTGCTCCCCCCGCGCCTCGAACCAGCGCACATCGTCGAAGACGTCATAGTTGGGCAGGTGGGTCTTGAACTGGCTCAGCACCTCCCGCCCCCGGTCGAACACGACCAGGCCATTGCCCATCTTGCGCCCCTGGACCTTGCCGCGCAGGGGCGTGCCAACGACGATGGCGGTCCCGGCCTCCTCCGACAATTGGCGGTACCGCTCCGTCCATTCGACGATGGATTGCTGGTAGTCGGCCTCCAGCAGGTAATCGCCGGCGGCATAGTTGGCGACGGCGCATTCCGGCAGGACATGCAGGTCGGCTTCTGCCGTACCCAGGATGCTGGCCTTGGTCCGCTCGAAATTCCCGCGGAAATCGCCCGTGGTGTAGTTCATCTGGTGCAGGGCGATCTTAAGCGTGCGCATGGTCCGTCTCGCTGTGCCGGGCGCCGGTTGATGCAAGATCACCGCCGCCATTAACCTCCTGGGAAGCGCACACCCTATCATCCACGGGCCGGTCGACGGCAATCCCCCGAAAGCGAAGGTGTTCCATGCCCGATATCCGGCCCGCCCGCCCTGAGGATGCCGATGCCATCTGGGCCATCCTGGAACCGGTGATCCGTGCCGGCGAGACCTATGCCCTGCCCCGCGACATGGACCGCGCGGCAGCACTGGCCTATTGGACCGGGCCGAATCGCCAGACTTTCGTTGCCGAGGACCAGGGTCAAGTGCTGGGCACCTACGTCCTGCGGGCCAACCAGGCGGGCGGCGGGGCGCACGTGGCCAACTGCGGCTACATGACGGCGGCGGATGTCCAGGGGCGCGGCGTGGCGCGGGCCATGTGCGCCCATTCACTGGACACAGCAACGGCCGCCGGCTTCCGCGCCATGCAGTTCAACTTCGTGATTTCCACCAACGAACGCGCCGTACGCCTGTGGCAGGCCATGGGCTTCGCCATCGTCGGCCGCCTGCCCGGCGCCTTCGCCCACCCGGCGCTGGGCGAGGTGGATGCGCTGGTGATGTACCGGCGACTGTGAGCTATCGCGTGCGCAGGAAGGGGAGCAGCGGCGCCAGCCAAACCTTCGCGTCGTCCAGTGTGACCAGGTGGGCCAGGGCCTCCGCCCTTTCCTCCGCCGTGTGCAGCCGCCCGCCGATGCTCGCGGCGGCCGCCAGCAGCACTTCGCGTTGCACATCGTTCAGCGGCGTGGGGCCGGGCGGCGGCGTTTCCGCCGCCGCCGCGTCATCGTCCAGGGGGGCGGCGGGCCAGGGAACCGGCGATTGGCCGGAAACCAGCGGCGCCAACGTTGGGGCCACGGCGATGCGCGGGCTGGGCAGTTGCGCCTTGAACGCCGCCTGCAGGCCCAGCCAGTCCCGCACGGTGGCTCAGGACGGAGGTATGGTCGTAAGGCACGCCCGTGGCGCTGCGGAACACGATGCCGCGCGGCGTGTAGGACGACATGACGACGGCCGGCACCCGGACGCCGAAACGGTTGTACGTGAACGCCGACCCGTCCGTCGCCACGGGATCCGGCCACGCGCCGGCGGCACCGCCCGGCGGCTCCACATGATCGTAGGTGCCGCCATGCTCATCGAACAGCAGCAGGAACAGGGTGTCGTCGCGGCGCGGGCTTTCCGCGATCATGGTGTAGATCCGGCCCAGGAATTGGTCCGCCGGCAGGACGTTGAAGGGGGGATGGAAGCTGCGGTCGTATTCCAGGGGGCCGAAGCTGGGTTCCAGCAGAGTGAAGGTTGGCAGCGTCCCGTCCGACAGGGACTTGGCGAAATCGTCGATGGAGCCGAAGTTCTTTTCGTTGCCGCCATACTTGGAAAAGAAGATGGCCTTGGTCAGCGACGGCAGGATGCTGTCATTGTAGACTGCCCAGCTGATGCCCTGGCTTTCCAGCACGTCGAACAGGGTGGGAATGTCCCAGGGAACGCGGGTGTTGTTGACGTTCCCGGCGGAGGACCCGGCCAGCATGAAGGCGCGATTGGGAAAGGTCTGGCTGGGGACGGAGGCGTGCCAGGCGTCCGACAGGGCGAAGCCGCGCGCCAGGGCGGAAATGACCTTCAGCTGATCGGGCGCGTAGGACTGCATGATCTGCGCCGCATTGGCCAGCGGATGCTTCGCTTCCCCGACCTGCACGAGGTAGTCGTTGAGGAAGCCGCCCATGTTGCCGCTGATCTGGCCACCGACATGGTAGAATTGTTCCCCGGGATCGGGGGTCGGCACGCAGTAGGCATTGATCGGGCCGTCATCCGTCGGCCATGCCGTGGTGCCGGCCGACGCGTAGACGGGGTTGCCGCCGTTGATGTCCGGATTGCTGTTGGAATAGGTGTCAGGCGACAGGCCCTGATAGGGTTGCGGCGTATTGGACGGGGAATACCCCGCCGGCGGATCGTCCGGGCCGTAAAGCCAGCCCAGCAGATTGTCCAGCGACCGGTTCTCCATCATCAGCACGACCATGTGCTTGATCTGGGGCAGTGTCGTCCGCGCCACGGCGAACGACACGTTGTCGGAGGACAGCGGCCCGACGGCCAGTACGGCGCCGGTCACGGCGTAGGCGGCACCATCGGTGCCGGTGAA
The DNA window shown above is from Azospirillaceae bacterium and carries:
- the nadE gene encoding NAD(+) synthase encodes the protein MRTLKIALHQMNYTTGDFRGNFERTKASILGTAEADLHVLPECAVANYAAGDYLLEADYQQSIVEWTERYRQLSEEAGTAIVVGTPLRGKVQGRKMGNGLVVFDRGREVLSQFKTHLPNYDVFDDVRWFEARGEQTGADADLGVLRFDAAGGPVTLGFCICEDIWFDDVTRTLRALGAEAIVSLNASPYAIAKGNFRRRLFAQRVDETGVPLVYVNQVGGNDELVWEGCSAVMDPAGAIHEMAIGREGGEVATLVDGGQGFRLAVAKPPVHLTDAQERYLVVGLGLRDYILKNGFQDVVLGLSGGADSTLVAMLASDVFGADKVNAVLMPSPYTSDGSNSRAFGLAAGVGAGFSAISLPITVEYEAGREKFRNAFGRDMGSLADENLQAQIRGNTLSAISNDHGRRAILGTSNKSEILMGYGTLYGDMRGAFNPLKDLYKAIDVFPMLEMRLAQAREPDSQFAQIWEAAFGRPLEPYDRTAQDALRAVIDVPPSAELKHDQRDTDSLPPYPRLDAVLWEMEDAKERQTDAEIAEKLGEPLEFVQDIRRRVRRAEFKRFQSPPGPKVHRKSPTTKDRRFPLTARFTG
- a CDS encoding N-acetyltransferase; translation: MPDIRPARPEDADAIWAILEPVIRAGETYALPRDMDRAAALAYWTGPNRQTFVAEDQGQVLGTYVLRANQAGGGAHVANCGYMTAADVQGRGVARAMCAHSLDTATAAGFRAMQFNFVISTNERAVRLWQAMGFAIVGRLPGAFAHPALGEVDALVMYRRL
- a CDS encoding alkaline phosphatase family protein, translating into MTTWVSLVNNLSATFPVATTVNPFLDAKDWGVEATAVPALDGAAILWMSRGDGITDHKSWTFTSAFEIAGVPVTAQVLLTGTLLSSTMQIQVTAGGVASGWSDRANIAVPFTGTDGAAYAVTGAVLAVGPLSSDNVSFAVARTTLPQIKHMVVLMMENRSLDNLLGWLYGPDDPPAGYSPSNTPQPYQGLSPDTYSNSNPDINGGNPVYASAGTTAWPTDDGPINAYCVPTPDPGEQFYHVGGQISGNMGGFLNDYLVQVGEAKHPLANAAQIMQSYAPDQLKVISALARGFALSDAWHASVPSQTFPNRAFMLAGSSAGNVNNTRVPWDIPTLFDVLESQGISWAVYNDSILPSLTKAIFFSKYGGNEKNFGSIDDFAKSLSDGTLPTFTLLEPSFGPLEYDRSFHPPFNVLPADQFLGRIYTMIAESPRRDDTLFLLLFDEHGGTYDHVEPPGGAAGAWPDPVATDGSAFTYNRFGVRVPAVVMSSYTPRGIVFRSATGVPYDHTSVLSHRAGLAGPAGGVQGATAQPAHRRGPNVGAAGFRPIAGSLARRPPGR